A stretch of DNA from Spiroplasma endosymbiont of Nebria brevicollis:
CCAACATTCATTCTTAAATTATAAAGATAACAAAAATGCCAAAGAGCATTTATGAACTTAAACTTTAGGGGTAGAAAATGAATTTAATTATTTTAGGTTTGCCAGGTGCTGGGAAAGGTACTGAATCAGACTTCATTGTAAAAAAATATGGATTAATCCATTTATCAACTGGTGATATCTTCCGGAGCAATATCAAAAATGGTAATGCTTTAGGAATTAAAGCCAAAGAATATATGGATGCAGGACAATACGTTCCTGATGAAATCACTAATAAATTGGTTGCTGCGAGATTGCAGCAACTAGATATTAAAACAACAGATTTCATTCTTGATGGTTATCCTCGTACCATTGACCAAGCATTCTATCTTGATAAAACATTATTAACTATTAATAAACCAATTTTAGTTTTATATTTGGCAATTAATGAACAAACGGTTGTTGACCGTTTATCATCAAGACGAGTTTGTCTGCAATGTGGTCGTGTGTACAATCTTAAATTTTCTCCCCCCAAGATTAATAATAAATGCGATATTGACAATCAAACATTAATTCAACGTTCTGATGATAAAGCAGCAACCATTAAAACAAGGTTGCAAGTTTATAAAAAAGAAACATTGCCACTAGTAACATATTACCAAAATCAAGGTTTGTTAAAAACTATTGACGCTAACCTTGAAAATGATAAAGTAAGAGCAACAATTGAACAATATTTATTGGAGAATGACAATGGTTAGCATTAAAAGTGAAAAAGAAATTCAAAATATTAGAGCAGCTAGTAAAGTAGTAGCATTAATTCATCACGAATTAAAAAAAATAATTAAAGTTGGAACAACAGGTAAAGACCTCGATAAAGTTGCCTCAGGAATTATTAAAGAACATAATGCTAAACCATCATTCTTAAATTATCATGGATTTCCAGCCACAATTTGTGTTTCAGTTAATGAGCAACTAATTCACGGTATTCCCAATGATAAACCATTTAAACAAAATGATCTTGTTAAAATTGATGCTGGTGCTAGTATTAATGGATATCATGGCGATGCTGCGTTTACTGTGTGCGTTGGTTCACCAACTGCAGAACAACAAAAAATTATTGATGTGACACGTGAGTCGCTCAATAAAGCAATCGCAATTATTAGACCTGGAGTACGAATTGGTGATATTAGTAACACCATTCAAACTTATGTAGAAAGCCAAGGCTTTTGTTTACCAACATCGTATACTGGACATGGTATTGGTAAATCACTTCACGAAGACCCAGCAATTCCTAATGTCGGCAAACCTGACAGAGGCATTAAATTACAAAAAAATATGACCATCTGTATTGAACCCATGGTTCAAATGACAACAGATAAAGTGATTATGTTAGACGATAAGTGAACGGTAGTTGCTGCTGATTATCTGCAAACTGCCCACTTTGAACACACTATCTTAATAACAGATGATGGTTGTGAAGTACTAACAATTTTAGATAACAATCAAGAAACTAATGAGGTGTTGTAAGTAATGGCAAAACCAAAACAACAAGCAAAACCGAAATTTCTAAAAGAAAAAAAACCTAGTGAAAATACTATTGAGTGTGAAGCGATCGTAAAAGAAGTACTACCAAATGCTACTTTTAAAATTAAACTAAAAGACTTTGATAGTGATGAATTAATTACAGCAACACTAGGCGGTAAGTTGCAAATCAATCACATTAAAATTATTAAAAATGATCATGTTAAAGTTGAACTATCAACATATGACTTAAGTAAAGGACGGATAACTTTCCGTTATCGTATTCCACCTGTAACTCATAAAAAAGAAGAAAACGAAGAAAATTAATATTCTGATCGGAGAAAAATGATGAAAGTACAAGCATCAGTTAAAAAAATTTGTGACAAATGTCAACCAATTAAACGCAAAGGACGTAACGTAATCATTTGCGAAAACCCTAAACACAAACAACGTCAAGGATAAATAGGAGGAAAAATAAAATATGACAACAAATACGAACAACGCTAGTCGAAGAATTGCCCAAGTAAATATTCCTGGAAACCAACACACTGTTATTGGTTTAACAAGAATCTATGGAATTGGACGTAGCAAATCTTCTTCAATTTTAAAAGAACTAAAAATTGCTGAGAGTAAAAAAGTTAACGAACTAAGTGAAAACGAAGTAACTGCTATTAGTAAATTAATCGAGAAAAAATGTAAAACTGAGGGTGAATTAAGACGTGAAGTTTCATTAAACATTAAAAGATTAATGGAAATCGGATGTTACCGTGGAATTCGTCATCGTAAAGGATTACCATTACGTGGACAATCAACTAAAACTAATGCTAGAACTTGCAAGGGACCACGTAAAACGGTTGCTAACAAGAAAAAAGCAAGCTAATTAGGAGGATAGAAATAATGAACATAAAAACAACAGTTAAGAAAAAAATCAAAGCTAATCCTAATTTTTTCAAAGGAAAAGTATTTATCAAAGCCAGTTTCAATAATACAATTGTTACTATCACAGATCTTAATGGTAACGTAATTGCTTGATCTAGTGCTGGAGCAGTTGGATTCAAAGGAACTCGTAAATCAACGCCGCACTCAGCCCAACTAGCAGCTGAAGCTGCTGGTAAAACAGCTATCGAACACGGAGCCAAAATTTTAAGTGTTTATGTAAATGGAACAGGACCTGGAAGAGAACCAGCAATCCGTAGTTTACAAGCACTAGGATTTGAAATGAAAGATCTAAATGATGTGACACCAATCCCGCATAATGGTTGTCGTCCACCAAAAAAACCAAGAAAATAAAGCAGGTGAAAATAAAATATGGAACAACAATTTTTAAAACCAAAATTTAGTTTAAATAGTGAAAACAGCACTACTCATTACACTGAGTTCGTTGTTAATCAATTAGAACGTGGTTATGGAACAACCTTAGCTAACGCTTTAAGAAGAACATTACTGTCTTCTGTGCCAGGGATTTCTGTTTACGCTATTAAAATTGCTGGTGTATCGCATGAATTTACTGCTGTTAAAGGCGTAATCGAAAATGTTTCAGAAATAATTTTAAATGTTAAAGACTTAGTTTTAGCTTTTGATGGGGAGATCCAAAAAGAAGAAAAAATTACTAACTTAAAAATTAATGTAACAGGTGAACAAGAAATTACTGCTGGTGATATTATTTGCCCAACTGAAGTACGAGTAGTAAATCCAGACTTAGTAATTGCCAGAACAACTTCAAGAAACGTAGTATTCGATATGGAGTTATTCGTTAAGAAATCTCGTGGTTATTCATCTTTTGAAAACAATAAAAAAGAAATTGCTAACAGTTCAGGAATTATCGCTATTGATGCTGACTACTCACCAGTTTCAAAAGTTGACTACAAAGTAGAACCAGTTACTAAAACTATTAAAGATGTTGAGTATGAAAAGTTAACAATTGGTGTCCAAACTAATGGTTCAATTAAAGCAGCCTCAGCCATTGCTATGGCAGCTAAAATCTTAATGAGTCATATTGAATTCTTTATTAATTTAGATGATAATGTTAAAAACTTTGAAGTTATTTCAATTATTAATGAAAAAGAAAATGATAGTTTAAATTTAGCATTAGAAGAATTGAACTTAACAGTTCGTTCATACAACTGTTTAAAACGTGATGGATTTAAAACTTTAGGTGATATTGCCAAGAAAAGTTTAGAAGAAATTAAGTTAATTAAACATTTAGGTTCAAAATCTGTTAAAGAAATTGAAGACTGTGTAGCAAGAAATAACTTAGAATTTTCTAATAAGAACTAAAAAGGAGGAACAAATAATATGTCATATATTAATGATACAGGAAGAGATAGTGCTAAAGTTGATGCAGAAATGCGTAACCTAGCTAGTGAATTAATTGTTCACGGAAAATTAATCTTAACGCAAACAAGAGCTAAGAGATTACAAAGTTTTGTTGAACCATTAGTTACTTTAGCTAAACGTGGTGACTTACACTCACGACGTCAAGCAATTGCTAAATTACGTAAAATTGTAACTAAAGAGCATGAAAAAGATGGTGTTATTCCAACATTATTTACTAACATTGCTGATCGATACAAAGACCGTAATGGTGGGTATACAAAGTTAATTAAAGTAGACAACAGAACTGGTGATAATGCGCCAATGGTATTAATTACTTTTGTTTAATAAGAAAATAGTATAAAAGAGAAACAGATAAATCTGTTTCTCTTTTAATATTAAAATTTATTTGATAAACATCCAAGAGTTAAATAATATTACTTGTTGATGGTTCTGCTTGATTAGAATGTGATATTGGTAATGGTTCGTTGTTTATTGCAAGAATATCAACTGATTGTGCTATGTTTTCATGATTTTTCACAGAATTTATGGAAGTTAATGTTGCTGTTAGAATATTAAATACTTCTTTTCCTATTTTGTATACAAAATTATTTGTATATATTCATTTATAGTACGAGTTAGAGAGAACATGTAGTACGAGTTTATCTATTATTTAAACTCGTACTACATGATATGATATATATGATATATGGAATATTTTGACAAGGAGTTATTTATGGAAAATAAAAATATTATTAAAAATAATAAAGAATTAAATATATATTATTCAAATTTTTTAGCACGTATGAATACTAAATTTACACTTGAAGAAGAAAAGGCATTACATTTAATTTTTAAACAAATTAATGCTTTTGGTAAAAATGATACAACAATAAAATTGAATAAATTAGATTTTTTTAATAAATTAGAATTAGAAAGTACAAATAGATATCCAAGATATCGTAAATTAATTCGTGGTCTAATTCATAAAACTTATGTAGAGTTTGTTGATAATTATGGTGCTGAATATGTAGGAGTAGTTATTAACTCATCAGTTTGAAAACCAAGAGAACCTTTTTTTGTGGTTGAACTTACTAAAATGTTTATGCCTTATTTAGAATTATTAATAAGAGATTATACGAAAGTTGATTTAAATAGTGTATGTGCTTTTAAATCAAAACATAGTTTAACATTATATAAATTTATATGTAGTTGGACTGATGACAGCAAACAAACAAATCAAAGATATATAACAACTAAGGATTTAAAAGAGTTATTTGGTTTGAATATTAGTGATTATGTTTATAATGATAAATTTAAACGTTATGATTTTGAAAGAGAAACTATTAAAAAAGCAATTAATGAAATAAATAAAGTATCTAATATTAGTTTAAGTTTTAAAAAAAATAAGAAAGGAAATAAGGTCTTAAATTATGAATTTACTTGAATACAAAAAGAAAAAACAATAATTACTAAAAATAGAAAGAGACAATTAACTATTTTTGATTTAGATAAAGAAAATACAATTGGAAAACCTACTAAAAGTATTTTATCTAAACCTAATTTATCAACAAATGAAATAAAAAAAATTTTACAAGATTTTGATGAACATTAATTTCTAAATATATTTAGAAATTAAAATTGTTATAAAAAAGTAAAAAAAAGAATAGTAGTTAGGTGTGTTAATAAATGGAGATTGTAAAAGAGAAAATAAAAGATGTTGAAAATAAAAATAATAAAGAAAATATATCTAAATTAAATAATTTTAATTCAAATAAAGTTGATAAATTAAATCTTATTTTAGGAGATAGTTTTATTGAAATGGCAAAATTAGAAAGTGAGTCTATTAATTTTATTTTTATTGATCCACCTTATTTTTTATCAAATAATGGATATAGTGTTAATTCTGGTAAAAGAACGTCTGTAAATAAAGGCGAATGAGATAGAAGTAAAGGATTTATTGAAAATTATAATTTTCATTTAAAATGAATTAAAGAATGTCAAAGAATTTTAAAACCAAATGGAACTTTAATAGTTAGTGGTACTTATCATTCTATTTATGTATGTGGTTTTATTTTACAAGAACTAAACTTTCATATACTTAATGATATATCTTGATATAAACCAAATTGTACACCTAATATTGGTTGTAGAAATTTTACTGCTAGTCATGAAACATTAATATGAGCAAAAAAAGATATTAATTTTAAACATGTTTTTAATTATAAAGATATGAAATTTTCTAAATGAGAAGATGATAATTTTAAGAATGAAAATAAACAAATGCGAAGTGTTTGAGCGATATCTACTCCAAAAGCAATAGAAAAAATTTATGGTAAACATCCATCACAAAAACCATTGGATCTTTTAAAAAGGATTATAATTGCATGTACTAATGAAAATGATATTGTTTTAGACCCATTTATGGGTTCAGGTACGACTGGTATAGTATGTAAATTATATAATAGAAATTTTATAGGAATAGAAAATAATAATGAATATTTTAATTTGGCAAAAAAAAGATTGGATGATAATAATGGTTAAAAAAGGAATTGGTGGGGCAAATACAAAAACTGGTCTTGCTTTTGAAGGCGAAAAAGAATTATTTTCTTTTTTTAAAAAACATGCCATTTATGTTTATTTAAAGAAATATCATAATTTAAACTGAAATGTATTTTTATCAAAAAAATTATTACCAGATTATAGTATTTTTGTATATAAAAATAATACTTTTTTTATTATTGAAATTAAATCACAAAATGTTGTCGGAAGTGTTGATGAAAAATTGCAAACTTGTGATTTTAAAAGAAAACAATGACAAAAACTTTTATCAGTGTTAAATTATAAAGTAGAATATTGATATTTATTAAGTAATTGATTTAAAAAACCGGAATATAAAGATACTTTAAACTATATAATAAATAGTAATTGTCGTTATTTTTTTGAATATATACCATTGAAAGAATTAAATTTATCATTTTAATTTATTAAAAAGATTAAATTTGTATGATAATTAAAAATAAGAAAAATTAGACTCTCATGAATAATGTAAACTTTAAAACGCTCATAAATGCTGTTTTAAGCGTTGTTTTAATTTTGAATAGTTATGTATTATTGAGAGTGTTAGTGAGTAATACGTATATTAAGGCGGAGCCAACTAAGAACCTTTGGTTTGGTTGGCAGGGCGTTCACGCCATTTGTCTCACTTTTGAAAAGTGAGTGGGGTTGTATTGCGAAGCAATAAGGGGCAAAGCCCCTATTACTTGAATGCTTTTTTTGTGTTCCCTTCCTAAATGGCTTTGCGCTT
This window harbors:
- the infA gene encoding translation initiation factor IF-1; this translates as MAKPKQQAKPKFLKEKKPSENTIECEAIVKEVLPNATFKIKLKDFDSDELITATLGGKLQINHIKIIKNDHVKVELSTYDLSKGRITFRYRIPPVTHKKEENEEN
- a CDS encoding DNA-directed RNA polymerase subunit alpha; protein product: MEQQFLKPKFSLNSENSTTHYTEFVVNQLERGYGTTLANALRRTLLSSVPGISVYAIKIAGVSHEFTAVKGVIENVSEIILNVKDLVLAFDGEIQKEEKITNLKINVTGEQEITAGDIICPTEVRVVNPDLVIARTTSRNVVFDMELFVKKSRGYSSFENNKKEIANSSGIIAIDADYSPVSKVDYKVEPVTKTIKDVEYEKLTIGVQTNGSIKAASAIAMAAKILMSHIEFFINLDDNVKNFEVISIINEKENDSLNLALEELNLTVRSYNCLKRDGFKTLGDIAKKSLEEIKLIKHLGSKSVKEIEDCVARNNLEFSNKN
- a CDS encoding site-specific DNA-methyltransferase: MEIVKEKIKDVENKNNKENISKLNNFNSNKVDKLNLILGDSFIEMAKLESESINFIFIDPPYFLSNNGYSVNSGKRTSVNKGEWDRSKGFIENYNFHLKWIKECQRILKPNGTLIVSGTYHSIYVCGFILQELNFHILNDISWYKPNCTPNIGCRNFTASHETLIWAKKDINFKHVFNYKDMKFSKWEDDNFKNENKQMRSVWAISTPKAIEKIYGKHPSQKPLDLLKRIIIACTNENDIVLDPFMGSGTTGIVCKLYNRNFIGIENNNEYFNLAKKRLDDNNG
- the rpsM gene encoding 30S ribosomal protein S13 codes for the protein MTTNTNNASRRIAQVNIPGNQHTVIGLTRIYGIGRSKSSSILKELKIAESKKVNELSENEVTAISKLIEKKCKTEGELRREVSLNIKRLMEIGCYRGIRHRKGLPLRGQSTKTNARTCKGPRKTVANKKKAS
- the rpsK gene encoding 30S ribosomal protein S11 — translated: MNIKTTVKKKIKANPNFFKGKVFIKASFNNTIVTITDLNGNVIAWSSAGAVGFKGTRKSTPHSAQLAAEAAGKTAIEHGAKILSVYVNGTGPGREPAIRSLQALGFEMKDLNDVTPIPHNGCRPPKKPRK
- the rplQ gene encoding 50S ribosomal protein L17 codes for the protein MSYINDTGRDSAKVDAEMRNLASELIVHGKLILTQTRAKRLQSFVEPLVTLAKRGDLHSRRQAIAKLRKIVTKEHEKDGVIPTLFTNIADRYKDRNGGYTKLIKVDNRTGDNAPMVLITFV
- a CDS encoding replication initiation protein produces the protein MENKNIIKNNKELNIYYSNFLARMNTKFTLEEEKALHLIFKQINAFGKNDTTIKLNKLDFFNKLELESTNRYPRYRKLIRGLIHKTYVEFVDNYGAEYVGVVINSSVWKPREPFFVVELTKMFMPYLELLIRDYTKVDLNSVCAFKSKHSLTLYKFICSWTDDSKQTNQRYITTKDLKELFGLNISDYVYNDKFKRYDFERETIKKAINEINKVSNISLSFKKNKKGNKVLNYEFTWIQKEKTIITKNRKRQLTIFDLDKENTIGKPTKSILSKPNLSTNEIKKILQDFDEH
- the map gene encoding type I methionyl aminopeptidase, yielding MVSIKSEKEIQNIRAASKVVALIHHELKKIIKVGTTGKDLDKVASGIIKEHNAKPSFLNYHGFPATICVSVNEQLIHGIPNDKPFKQNDLVKIDAGASINGYHGDAAFTVCVGSPTAEQQKIIDVTRESLNKAIAIIRPGVRIGDISNTIQTYVESQGFCLPTSYTGHGIGKSLHEDPAIPNVGKPDRGIKLQKNMTICIEPMVQMTTDKVIMLDDKWTVVAADYLQTAHFEHTILITDDGCEVLTILDNNQETNEVL
- the rpmJ gene encoding 50S ribosomal protein L36, whose protein sequence is MKVQASVKKICDKCQPIKRKGRNVIICENPKHKQRQG
- a CDS encoding adenylate kinase; this translates as MNLIILGLPGAGKGTESDFIVKKYGLIHLSTGDIFRSNIKNGNALGIKAKEYMDAGQYVPDEITNKLVAARLQQLDIKTTDFILDGYPRTIDQAFYLDKTLLTINKPILVLYLAINEQTVVDRLSSRRVCLQCGRVYNLKFSPPKINNKCDIDNQTLIQRSDDKAATIKTRLQVYKKETLPLVTYYQNQGLLKTIDANLENDKVRATIEQYLLENDNG